A stretch of the Mycobacteroides immunogenum genome encodes the following:
- a CDS encoding response regulator transcription factor, translated as MTSVLIVEDEDSLADPLAFLLRKEGFEATIVNDGPSALAEFERAGADIVLLDLMLPGMSGTDVCKQLRAKSSVPVIMVTARDSEIDKVVGLELGADDYVTKPYSARELIARIRAVLRRGSDSEETASGDGVLEAGPVRMDVDRHTVSVNGEAITLPLKEFDLLEYLIRNSGRVLTRGQLIDRVWGADYVGDTKTLDVHVKRLRSKIEADPANPVHLVTVRGLGYKLEG; from the coding sequence ATGACCAGTGTCTTGATTGTTGAGGACGAAGACTCGCTGGCCGATCCACTGGCCTTCCTGCTGCGCAAGGAGGGTTTCGAGGCGACCATCGTGAATGACGGTCCCTCCGCGCTCGCCGAATTCGAGCGTGCCGGTGCCGATATCGTGCTGCTGGATCTGATGCTGCCCGGTATGAGCGGCACCGATGTCTGCAAGCAGCTGCGCGCCAAGTCCAGCGTGCCGGTGATCATGGTGACCGCGCGGGACAGCGAGATCGACAAGGTCGTCGGGTTGGAGCTGGGCGCCGACGATTACGTCACCAAGCCCTATTCGGCGCGCGAACTGATTGCCCGCATTCGCGCGGTGCTGCGTCGCGGCTCGGATTCCGAAGAGACCGCTTCCGGTGACGGGGTATTGGAAGCCGGCCCGGTGCGGATGGATGTCGACCGGCACACCGTGTCTGTGAACGGTGAAGCGATCACTCTGCCGCTCAAGGAATTCGACCTTCTTGAATATCTGATTCGCAACAGCGGCCGGGTGCTGACCCGCGGTCAGCTCATCGACCGTGTATGGGGTGCGGACTATGTGGGCGACACCAAGACCCTCGATGTCCACGTCAAGCGGTTGCGTTCCAAAATCGAGGCTGACCCGGCCAATCCGGTGCACTTGGTGACGGTGCGCGGCCTCGGTTACAAGCTCGAAGGCTGA
- a CDS encoding TetR/AcrR family transcriptional regulator → MSGLADKRRQQIVDAAFAAFTENGYEQTSMSDIATRAGMGQGTVYRYVDSKREVLDLVFDYGVERLVDTLALDDFLDVVGGTAGIEERNDIIMEGGRRLYALVDQEPALLKLLTVQSAAADKELKQRVLGIQAMLDSYVQRGLESGRRAGWLPEDAHDHAVLARLLPALVLPGFLLAQSRHDNPGTRERFVSTASLIAERGILREGVILEPGDGDVAAEIVEAVHIPVPAAADRRNELLDAALECFLSEGYHAVGVNEIVEKLGVSHGTFYNYYQNKRDLLDALMVREFSAMEPVLSRPVARLDARRDIEHALAQGFRNALEAVAGRLPALIFVCTEAAGVDPEALQSMIQFFRFASVRSEQSVFSMIGADRISPEMDTEFLGQAFVSLLVGAVTLIVDDEGRTDHIAEYAQAIAGFLLYGLNPAP, encoded by the coding sequence GTGTCCGGACTTGCCGACAAACGGCGTCAGCAGATCGTCGACGCCGCCTTCGCCGCGTTCACTGAAAACGGCTACGAGCAGACCAGCATGTCCGATATCGCAACCCGCGCGGGTATGGGGCAGGGCACCGTCTACCGGTATGTCGATAGCAAGCGTGAGGTCCTGGACCTGGTTTTCGACTACGGCGTGGAGCGGCTCGTCGATACCCTGGCGCTCGACGACTTTCTCGATGTGGTCGGTGGAACGGCGGGCATCGAGGAACGAAACGACATCATTATGGAGGGCGGCCGTCGGCTCTATGCGCTGGTCGATCAGGAGCCTGCGCTGCTGAAGCTCCTGACGGTGCAGTCCGCCGCGGCCGACAAGGAACTCAAACAGCGCGTCCTCGGTATCCAGGCGATGCTCGACTCGTATGTTCAGCGGGGCCTGGAGTCCGGCAGGCGCGCCGGCTGGCTACCCGAGGACGCCCACGATCACGCCGTGCTGGCCCGGCTGTTGCCGGCATTGGTGCTGCCCGGCTTCCTGCTTGCCCAAAGTCGGCATGACAATCCCGGCACGCGCGAACGTTTCGTGAGTACCGCGTCGCTGATCGCGGAGCGCGGAATCCTGCGCGAGGGTGTCATCCTGGAGCCGGGTGACGGTGATGTGGCGGCGGAAATCGTTGAAGCCGTGCATATTCCGGTGCCCGCGGCAGCAGATCGGCGCAACGAACTTCTCGATGCCGCTCTCGAATGCTTCCTATCCGAGGGCTATCACGCGGTGGGCGTGAATGAGATCGTGGAGAAGCTGGGCGTCAGCCACGGCACGTTCTACAACTACTATCAAAACAAGCGTGACTTGCTCGATGCGCTGATGGTGCGCGAGTTTTCGGCGATGGAACCCGTGCTGTCACGCCCGGTGGCCCGGCTGGACGCGCGCCGGGACATCGAACACGCTCTTGCGCAAGGATTTAGGAACGCGCTGGAGGCGGTGGCGGGGCGGTTGCCCGCGTTGATCTTCGTGTGCACCGAAGCCGCGGGGGTGGACCCGGAAGCGCTTCAGTCCATGATCCAGTTCTTCCGCTTCGCGTCGGTGCGCAGTGAGCAGTCCGTCTTCTCAATGATCGGCGCGGACCGGATCAGTCCGGAGATGGACACCGAGTTCCTGGGACAGGCCTTCGTGTCCTTACTGGTCGGCGCGGTCACCCTGATTGTCGATGACGAGGGGCGCACAGACCATATTGCCGAGTATGCGCAAGCCATCGCCGGGTTTTTGCTCTATGGTCTGAACCCAGCGCCCTAG